Part of the Thermodesulforhabdaceae bacterium genome is shown below.
ATATTGTAGGAATAAGTCTTCAATACGAACTGGGTTATTCCAACGTTTTGACGCTTCTTGATCTTGGAGGCATCCCTCTTTGGGCTCGAGATAGAACAGAAGAACATCCCTGGGTAGTAGCCGGTGGTCCCTGCGTTTTCAATGTGGAGCCAATGGCTGACTTCTTCGATTTCGTAGTGCTTGGAGAAGGCGAAGAAGTAGTGCTGGAAATTACCGATATGGTTCGCTCATGGAAGAAAACCCGCAAGAAAAGGCGCGAATTCCTGGAAGAGATCCGTCATGTGCCCGGTGTTTATGTGCCGTCTTTCTTTTCTTTCGAATTCCGTAATGATGGTCTCATAGGAAATGTGAGAAAAGTTTTTGACGATTACTCCTGCGTTCGAAAAAGAGTTCTCGCTTTACTTGATAAGTCTTCGCCTTTTCCTGTCTGTGATCTTGTTCCTGCCGTGGAGATAATCCATGACAGGCTGAATGTAGAAATTGCTAGAGGGTGTAGTCGAGGATGTCGGTTCTGTCAGGCTGGTTTTATCTACAGACCGGTAAGAGAGCGGAACCCAGAAACCATTATTACCCATGTGGAAGAAACCTTAAAACGCACTGGTTATGAGGAAGTTTCGCTCTTATCTCTCAGCGCTGGCGATCATTCCTGCATTGAAGATCTTATACGAACCCTTATTTCAAAACTTCATCCCAACCGTGTTGCTGTATCTTTGCCGTCGCTTCGGGTTGGCACTTTAACTCCCGAAATGATGGAAGCGATCAAAAGCGTTCGAAGAACCGGCTTTACTCTGGCTCCCGAAGCTGGCACTGAAAGTCTTAGAAAAGCCATCAATAAAGCCATTGATACGGAAATCCTTCTGGAAACGGCTCAACAAGCCTTTTCTCTCGGTTGGCGACTCTTAAAGCTGTATTTCATGATAGGTCTTCCCGGAGAAACCGATCAGGACTTAATCGGTATAGTGGATCTTGTTAAAGCTTTGTGGGATAAAGCTAAGCCCTTCCGGGCAGGACTCCATGTGGGAGTTTCTACTTTTGTGCCAAAACCTCATACGCCATTTCAGTGGAACGGGCAGATACCGCAGGAGGAAGTTGAAAAGAAGCTGGCTTTTCTGAAGGAGAAACTGCGTCGTTTGAAGGGAGTAGAGCTCAAATGGCACGATCCGCGACAAAGCTTCTGGGAAGCTGTGCTGGCTCGAGGTGATAGACGCCTTGGTAAAGTTATATGGAGAGCGTGGGCAACTGGTGCTCGCATGGATGGCTGGACAGAGCTTTTTAGAAACGATCTATGGCATAAAGCGGCTCAAGAAGAAGGCATCGATCCTGATTTTTTTGCTCACAGAGAGATTTTGCCGGAAGAAATCCTTCCTTGGGATCATCTTTCCTGTAGAGTTTCTAAAGATTTTCTACTTAGAGAAAGAGAAAGGGCTTTTTCTCTGAAATATACGCCGGACTGCAGATCTGGGCAATGCAGTTTATGTGGAGTTTGCGAAGGGGAGGTCGCTCCTTATCTTGCAAAATCCCAAGGAACCAATCTTTTTGATCAAGCACGGCAGACAGAAAACCCCTCTAAACAAACATCGCAGGAAACTATTTTTTGGTATCATTTTGTTTATGAAAAGACGGGACCTGCTCGTTATATAGGACAGACCGACTTTCAGAGACTTA
Proteins encoded:
- a CDS encoding TIGR03960 family B12-binding radical SAM protein, coding for MEKNISVNLLEVTKPGRYLGFEWNAFRKPWHSADVRWVLAFPDVYDVGLSHVGLRLLYQILNKADGVLADRVYAPWPDMEEKLRSAGIPLTGVETGKPLHAFDIVGISLQYELGYSNVLTLLDLGGIPLWARDRTEEHPWVVAGGPCVFNVEPMADFFDFVVLGEGEEVVLEITDMVRSWKKTRKKRREFLEEIRHVPGVYVPSFFSFEFRNDGLIGNVRKVFDDYSCVRKRVLALLDKSSPFPVCDLVPAVEIIHDRLNVEIARGCSRGCRFCQAGFIYRPVRERNPETIITHVEETLKRTGYEEVSLLSLSAGDHSCIEDLIRTLISKLHPNRVAVSLPSLRVGTLTPEMMEAIKSVRRTGFTLAPEAGTESLRKAINKAIDTEILLETAQQAFSLGWRLLKLYFMIGLPGETDQDLIGIVDLVKALWDKAKPFRAGLHVGVSTFVPKPHTPFQWNGQIPQEEVEKKLAFLKEKLRRLKGVELKWHDPRQSFWEAVLARGDRRLGKVIWRAWATGARMDGWTELFRNDLWHKAAQEEGIDPDFFAHREILPEEILPWDHLSCRVSKDFLLRERERAFSLKYTPDCRSGQCSLCGVCEGEVAPYLAKSQGTNLFDQARQTENPSKQTSQETIFWYHFVYEKTGPARYIGQTDFQRLMARSIRRAGLPVAFSKGFHPHPRLSFEQALPVGMESICEEGWIGLVENLPPEDIKERWNKELPEGVNIRAIDVSTGKGHGDKNDRRTVIYRIEGLESSDCQQLRQLWEKREGCIVPVERKGKTLQIDLGLHWKNFEYLDANSIILGIIENNRFLIRPKDLCGAAGITDEKIKTLRIVKLSVQRA